A stretch of the Ictidomys tridecemlineatus isolate mIctTri1 chromosome 5, mIctTri1.hap1, whole genome shotgun sequence genome encodes the following:
- the Atp6v1d gene encoding V-type proton ATPase subunit D has translation MSGKDRIEIFPSRMAQTIMKARLKGAQTGRNLLKKKSDALTLRFRQILKKIIETKMLMGEVMREAAFSLAEAKFTAGDFSTTVIQNVNKAQVKIRAKKDNVAGVTLPVFEHYHEGTDSYELTGLARGGEQLAKLKRNYAKAVELLVELASLQTSFVTLDEAIKITNRRVNAIEHVIIPRIERTLAYIITELDEREREEFYRLKKIQEKKKILKEKCEKDLEQRRAAGEVMEPANLLAEEKDEDLLFE, from the exons ATGTCGGGCAAAGACCGGATCGAAATCTTTCCCTCGCGAAT GGCACAGACCATCATGAAGGCTCGTTTAAAAGGAGCACAAACAGGCCGAAACCTCCTGAAGAAAAAATCTGATGCCCTAACTCTTCGATTCCGACAGATCCTGAAGAAGATAATAGAG ACTAAAATGTTGATGGGTGAAGTGATGAGAGAAGCTGCCTTTTCACTAGCGGAGGCCAAGTTCACAGCAGGGGACTTCAG CACCACAGTTAtccaaaatgtaaataaagcCCAAGTGAAGATTCGAGCGAAGAAAGACAATGTAGCAG GTGTTACTTTACCAGTATTCGAACATTACCACGAAGGAACTGACA GTTATGAACTAACTGGTTTAGCCAGAGGTGGGGAACAGTTGGCTAAATTAAAGAGGAATTATGCCAAAGCAGTGGAACTACTGGTGGAACTAGCTTCGCTACAG ACTTCCTTTGTTACTCTGGATGAAGCTATTAAGATAACTAACAGGCGTGTGAATGCCATTGAACATG TCATCATTCCCCGGATTGAACGCACCCTTGCTTATATCATCACAGAGCTGGACGAAAGAGAGCGAGAAGAGTTCTATAG GTTAAAGAAAatacaggagaagaaaaagattCTTAAGGAAAAATGTGAGAAGGACTTGGAACAACGGAGAGCAGCTGGAGAGGTGATGGAACCTGCTAACCTTCTGGCTGAGGAGAAGGACGAGGATCTTCTGTTTGAATAA